One region of Oryza sativa Japonica Group chromosome 10, ASM3414082v1 genomic DNA includes:
- the LOC4349466 gene encoding ASI1-immunoprecipitated protein 2 isoform X2, which yields MRAPQERTVRDLYDRTRHKDLALPEESVEGRGSGRRVEGPGHREVVAKMEDKLTARKRPVPLDSPNVKTESGTCNVCCAPCSSCLHRNIALTDSNMDCGSSQTCFARSETKNSSFVRVDKGLRTKAKGGENDDEFSATSSPASYSENGENKVIARSSVAADSEVDKPAKRRRLVNHGSRSPIVECHDDSNSCVTGVSAASKLLLDKKKDKLSTSASSRDLTVNYKDNGINRLRNYCAEESTGKKRSDVHAMHRSSSDRSLPAESPFATKRLLRTQSSLSASHGLSPKRPTHEFGNAQNNLAHQPCEKASSNKTVERSLGGKSDPSVLGGERHSMMTSCGTSNRDKIKAGSLTKNLENGTSCSRNGSLEHADIQSNDAVNRNDNDKQERNQGCSMDTGSGRKLNTQNDVMTDSGNSEGLIDVNVCDICGDVGREYLLATCTRCLEGAEHTYCMRVKLEKVPDGEWLCEECCLKEDENQTRSNGGTSRNKVLDGKNQNSESTNNSKTLKVVVTDLDSQQITCGTPVNDPLAGSNQKLHLASSDLEARQVKCATPTAERLDVKNKNSGIMGNRKKLQVVTSSLEARQSSCRTPTSGSLDKKNQSLDKRSQSSEVLLKRKKLRVATDMESPLSNDGVRSPPKSCKRYAENTLSSTPRLLKADSPRNHDVFSRENSFKSSNKGSIKSPDNAPMRSQAVNSSVTLPRSYSLGNLANVKTPGPSPRGLLSKQPSFNNSSNEPKVKQLAEPVLSKLKPSKHSPRDPRESIRKVMKSGPLKHEASICKGSSSSKQKQSVHSSQNEQPRILKPVKPTILLERGASFNLQKPNISSSPRPDSSIKSGDPRNDQDSPRPGPSILKSSKKPGVVCSKDTCVVKASDPLIPMDKIKNDSTDGACESPLILVNNDNEMSTKPEVLSIPRASKTCGSDFQDIAPTSSSEDLPPEEVQYEQKVVESDGNISCKSAAAIQASEDLLPESPQGCLVAQNPYSPDTKSNDLNLKQQALVDQSSTVGSSLGALVIPEQSYIWQGTFEVSRPGSSPEMYDGFQAHLSTCASLKVLEIVKQLPQRIQLVEVPRHSSWPLQFKEVKPNEDNIALYFFAKDVESYERAYGKLLENMLAGDLSLTANICGIELLIFTSDKLPERTQRWNGLLFFWGVLYARKASSSTELLVKGMNHSPLEQINGPVNQLVCSPKMPQSLGIDLNECPVDELYDPAVSVQTEMENRGASVNHETLLRSNHEAERLNLCEIHFPETAGTGKILLGTPTAVPYGVHVHTSSKRECLNIKPEYPSDIIGSEGTAGRDNMEEEESFTKNGVPCFTKQHTGATTRSVSDEILANTQARVSFQEVSPQHSVRPKLSDDPSDSVLKDFVLPDSSSIYKRQKTSEGKYSTCSFGDGQLTSKCLSKIPLPADQHTSLDDVQYIGRVPADPCSPTKPILDHVIHVLSSDDEDSPEPRNNLNKTSLKEEEGPSPLLSLSLSMASKKHNLTGSDTGDDGPLSLSLGLPGVVTSNQALEMKQFLPEKPGMNTSLLL from the exons ATGAGGGCGCCGCAGGAGCGCACCGTCAGGGATCTCTACGATCGCACGCGACACAAGGATCTCGCGCTCCCCGAG GAATCAGTGGAGGGGCGTGGCAGTGGACGACGGGTGGAGGGGCCGGGGCATCGGGAAGTGGTCGCCAAGATGGAG gaCAAGCTTACAGCAAGAAAAAGACCAGTACCACTCGACAGTCCTAATGTGAAGACAGAATCTGGCACTTGTAATGTCTGTTGTGCTCCTTGCTCCTCGTGCCTACACCGAAATATTGCACTCACGGATTCAAATATGGACTGTGGATCATCTCAAACATGCTTTGCAAGGTCAGAAACAAAAAACAGTTCGTTTGTTCGTGTTGATAAAGGGCTCCGTACCAAGGCTAAGGGGGGAGAAAATGACGATGAATTCAGTGCTACTTCAAGCCCTGCTTCCTATTCTGAAAATGGTGAAAATAAAGTCATCGCAAGATCATCTGTTGCAGCAGATTCCGAGGTTGACAAGCCAGCAAAACGTAGAAGGCTAGTAAATCACGGTTCTAGATCACCTATAGTAGAATGCCATGATGATAGCAACTCATGTGTTACTGGAGTATCAGCAGCAAGCAAGCTTCTGTTAGACAAGAAAAAGGATAAACTATCTACATCAGCATCAAGTCGTGACCTTACTGTTAACTATAAGGACAATGGCATTAACAGACTAAGAAACTACTGCGCCGAAGAATCTACAGGAAAGAAGAGATCTGATGTTCATGCCATGCACCGAAGTTCATCTGATAGATCATTGCCTGCCGAGTCTCCTTTTGCAACCAAGAGGTTGCTGCGTACCCAATCCTCTCTCAGTGCATCACATGGATTATCTCCTAAGAGACCAACACATGAATTTGGGAATGCACAAAATAATTTAGCTCACCAACCTTGTGAGAAAGCTTCTTCAAACAAGACCGTAGAGCGTTCACTGGGAGGAAAATCAGATCCTTCTGTGCTTGGTGGTGAGAGGCACAGCATGATGACTAGTTGTGGTACCAGTAATAGGGATAAAATCAAGGCTGGATCTTTAACAAAGAATCTGGAAAATGGCACCTCATGCTCAAGAAATGGAAGTCTAGAACATGCTGACATCCAATCTAATGATGCTGTCAATAGGAATGACAATGATAAACAAGAACGTAATCAAGGTTGTTCAATGGATACAGGTAGTGGTAGAAAGTTGAATACACAGAATGATGTGATGACGGACTCTGGGAATTCAGAGGGCTTAATAGAT GTTAATGTTTGTGATATATGTGGAGATGTTGGAAGGGAATATCTTCTGGCTACATGCACTAGGTGCCTTGAAGGGGCAGAGCATAC TTATTGCATGCGAGTGAAGTTAGAGAAAGTTCCAGATGGTGAATGGTTATGCGAAGAATGCTGTCTTAAAGAAGATGAAAACCAAACAAGAAGCAACGGTGGCACATCAAGGAATAAGGTTTTGGACGGGAAGAACCAAAATTCAGAAAGTACAAACAACTCTAAGACATTGAAGGTTGTTGTGACTGATTTGGACAGTCAACAAATCACTTGTGGCACTCCAGTAAATGATCCCTTGGCTGGTAGCAATCAAAAGTTGCATCTTGCGTCATCTGATCTGGAAGCACGGCAAGTGAAGTGTGCCACCCCAACTGCTGAAAGACTGGATGTGAAGAACAAAAATTCAGGAATTATGGGAAATCGCAAGAAGTTGCAAGTTGTTACATCTAGCTTGGAAGCACGACAATCCTCTTGTAGGACACCAACGTCTGGAAGCTTGGATAAGAAGAATCAAAGCTTAGACAAGAGGAGTCAAAGTTCAGAAGTGTTGTTAAAACGTAAGAAGTTGCGAGTTGCCACTGATATGGAATCACCTCTATCAAATGATGGTGTACGGAGTCCACCTAAATCATGCAAGAGATATGCAGAAAATACTTTATCCTCTACTCCCAGGCTCCTGAAGGCGGACAGCCCTAGGAATCATGATGTGTTCTCCAGGGAGAACTCATTTAAAAGCTCTAACAAAGGAAGTATAAAGTCGCCTGATAATGCTCCAATGAGGTCTCAAGCAGTTAATAGTTCCGTGACCTTACCTCGGTCATATTCCTTGGGGAACTTGGCAAATGTTAAAACACCAGGTCCTTCACCACGAG GCCTTTTATCAAAGCAACCATCTTTCAACAACTCCAGTAATGAACCAAAGGTCAAGCAATTAGCTGAACCTGTGTTGAGCAAGTTGAAGCCTTCAAAACATTCACCAAGAGATCCTAGAGAGTCCATCCGGAAAGTTATGAAATCTGGGCCTCTTAAGCATGAGGCTTCAATTTGCAAAGGCTCAAGTTCATCAAAGCAAAAGCAATCAGTTCATTCATCTCAAAATGAACAACCGAGAATATTGAAGCCCGTGAAACCAACAATTTTGTTAGAAAGGGGGGCTtcatttaatcttcaaaaaccAAACATTTCTTCATCTCCAAGGCCTGATAGTTCAATAAAATCAGGGGATCCAAGAAATGACCAAGACAGCCCGAGGCCTGGACCAAGCATACTTAAAAGTAGCAAAAAACCAG GAGTTGTTTGTTCTAAAGACACCTGTGTGGTGAAGGCATCAGATCCACTAATCCCAatggataaaataaaaaatgatagcACAGATGGTGCATGTGAAAGTCCACTAATTTTGGTGAATAACGATAATGAAATGTCAACTAAACCTGAGGTGCTTTCCATTCCACGTGCTTCAAAGACTTGTGGATCTGATTTCCAAGATATTGCGCCAACAAGTTCCTCAGAAGATTTGCCTCCAGAAGAGGTACAGTATGAACAGAAAGTTGTGGAAAGTGATGGGAACATCTCCTGTAAAAGTGCAGCGGCGATTCAGGCTTCCGAAGACCTTTTGCCGGAGAGCCCACAAGGCTGTCTAGTGGCACAAAATCCGTACAGCCCTGACACTAAATCGAATGACCTGAACTTAAAGCAGCAAGCTTTGGTTGATCAATCTTCTACTGTTGGAAGTTCTTTGGGGGCTTTAGTTATTCCAGAGCAGTCTTACATCTGGCA AGGTACCTTTGAGGTTTCAAGACCTGGAAGCTCTCCTGAAATGTACGATGGGTTTCAGGCTCACTTATCTACCTGTGCATCGCTGAAAGTACTTGAAATAGTGAAACAATTACCTCAGAGAATTCAGTTGGTAGAAGTTCCACGGCATTCCTCATGGCCACTGCAATTTAAGGAAGTAAAGCCGAATGAAGATAACATTGCTCTTTATTTCTTTGCTAAAGATGTTGAAAG TTATGAAAGAGCATATGGGAAACTGTTGGAAAACATGCTTGCTGGAGATTTGTCCCTCACAGCAAATATTTGTGGCATTGAACTTCTCATTTTTACGTCTGATAAGCTGCCTGAGAGGACTCAAC GGTGGAATGGCTTACTTTTCTTTTGGGGTGTCCTTTATGCCAGAAAGGCAAGTAGTTCAACTGAGCTGCTTGTCAAAGGGATGAATCATAGTCCATTAGAACAAATTAATGGACCTGTTAATCAACTTGTCTGTTCCCCTAAGATGCCTCAGTCTTTGGGCATAGATTTGAATGAGTGCCCTGTTGATGAATTGTATGATCCAGCTGTATCAGTTCAAACGGAGATGGAGAATCGTGGTGCATCTGTAAACCATGAGACTTTGTTGAGGTCCAACCATGAGGCTGAAAGGCTGAATTTATGTGAAATACATTTCCCAGAAACTGCAGGGACTGGGAAAATTTTGTTAGGAACTCCTACTGCAGTTCCCTATGGAGTTCATGTTCACACAAGTTCAAAACGTGAATGCCTCAACATTAAACCAGAATATCCAAGTGATATAATAG GTAGCGAAGGAACAGCGGGCAGGGACAacatggaggaggaagagagcttTACCAAGAATGGAGTTCCATGCTTTACTAAGCAGCATACAGGTGCAACCACCAGATCAGTATCTGATGAGATATTGGCAAATACACAGGCACGCGTATCCTTTCAAGAAGTATCCCCACAGCATTCTGTCAGGCCAAAGCTTTCTGATGATCCAAGTGATTCAGTTTTAAAGGACTTTGTTTTGCCTGATTCTAGTTCCATCTACAAACGGCAAAAGACCTCTGAGGGAAAATACTCTACTTGCAGTTTTGGAGATGGTCAACTGACTAGCAAATGCTTGTCCAAGATACCCTTGCCAGCTGATCAGCATACTTCATTAGATGATGTGCAATATATTGGTAGGGTTCCAGCAGATCCCTGTTCTCCAACTAAACCAATCTTGGATCATGTGATCCATGTCCTATCTTCAGATGATGAAGACTCCCCAGAACCTCGTAATAATCTGAATAAGACATCACTGAAGGAAGAAGAGGGCCCTTCTCCTCTACTGTCACTGTCCCTTTCTATGGCCTCAAAGAAGCATAATCTTACCGGTTCTGATACAGGAGATGATGGACCGCTGTCTCTGTCTCTTGGGCTCCCTGGTGTAGTGACTAGCAACCAGGCTCTTGAGATGAAGCAGTTTCTGCCAGAGAAACCTGGCATGAACACTTCATTGCTTCTCTAG
- the LOC4349466 gene encoding ASI1-immunoprecipitated protein 2 isoform X3: MRAPQERTVRDLYDRTRHKDLALPEDKLTARKRPVPLDSPNVKTESGTCNVCCAPCSSCLHRNIALTDSNMDCGSSQTCFARSETKNSSFVRVDKGLRTKAKGGENDDEFSATSSPASYSENGENKVIARSSVAADSEVDKPAKRRRLVNHGSRSPIVECHDDSNSCVTGVSAASKLLLDKKKDKLSTSASSRDLTVNYKDNGINRLRNYCAEESTGKKRSDVHAMHRSSSDRSLPAESPFATKRLLRTQSSLSASHGLSPKRPTHEFGNAQNNLAHQPCEKASSNKTVERSLGGKSDPSVLGGERHSMMTSCGTSNRDKIKAGSLTKNLENGTSCSRNGSLEHADIQSNDAVNRNDNDKQERNQGCSMDTGSGRKLNTQNDVMTDSGNSEGLIDVNVCDICGDVGREYLLATCTRCLEGAEHTYCMRVKLEKVPDGEWLCEECCLKEDENQTRSNGGTSRNKVLDGKNQNSESTNNSKTLKVVVTDLDSQQITCGTPVNDPLAGSNQKLHLASSDLEARQVKCATPTAERLDVKNKNSGIMGNRKKLQVVTSSLEARQSSCRTPTSGSLDKKNQSLDKRSQSSEVLLKRKKLRVATDMESPLSNDGVRSPPKSCKRYAENTLSSTPRLLKADSPRNHDVFSRENSFKSSNKGSIKSPDNAPMRSQAVNSSVTLPRSYSLGNLANVKTPGPSPRGLLSKQPSFNNSSNEPKVKQLAEPVLSKLKPSKHSPRDPRESIRKVMKSGPLKHEASICKGSSSSKQKQSVHSSQNEQPRILKPVKPTILLERGASFNLQKPNISSSPRPDSSIKSGDPRNDQDSPRPGPSILKSSKKPGIVENKHSSILSKSDEQGITSTGVVCSKDTCVVKASDPLIPMDKIKNDSTDGACESPLILVNNDNEMSTKPEVLSIPRASKTCGSDFQDIAPTSSSEDLPPEEVQYEQKVVESDGNISCKSAAAIQASEDLLPESPQGCLVAQNPYSPDTKSNDLNLKQQALVDQSSTVGSSLGALVIPEQSYIWQGTFEVSRPGSSPEMYDGFQAHLSTCASLKVLEIVKQLPQRIQLVEVPRHSSWPLQFKEVKPNEDNIALYFFAKDVESYERAYGKLLENMLAGDLSLTANICGIELLIFTSDKLPERTQRWNGLLFFWGVLYARKASSSTELLVKGMNHSPLEQINGPVNQLVCSPKMPQSLGIDLNECPVDELYDPAVSVQTEMENRGASVNHETLLRSNHEAERLNLCEIHFPETAGTGKILLGTPTAVPYGVHVHTSSKRECLNIKPEYPSDIIGSEGTAGRDNMEEEESFTKNGVPCFTKQHTGATTRSVSDEILANTQARVSFQEVSPQHSVRPKLSDDPSDSVLKDFVLPDSSSIYKRQKTSEGKYSTCSFGDGQLTSKCLSKIPLPADQHTSLDDVQYIGRVPADPCSPTKPILDHVIHVLSSDDEDSPEPRNNLNKTSLKEEEGPSPLLSLSLSMASKKHNLTGSDTGDDGPLSLSLGLPGVVTSNQALEMKQFLPEKPGMNTSLLL; this comes from the exons ATGAGGGCGCCGCAGGAGCGCACCGTCAGGGATCTCTACGATCGCACGCGACACAAGGATCTCGCGCTCCCCGAG gaCAAGCTTACAGCAAGAAAAAGACCAGTACCACTCGACAGTCCTAATGTGAAGACAGAATCTGGCACTTGTAATGTCTGTTGTGCTCCTTGCTCCTCGTGCCTACACCGAAATATTGCACTCACGGATTCAAATATGGACTGTGGATCATCTCAAACATGCTTTGCAAGGTCAGAAACAAAAAACAGTTCGTTTGTTCGTGTTGATAAAGGGCTCCGTACCAAGGCTAAGGGGGGAGAAAATGACGATGAATTCAGTGCTACTTCAAGCCCTGCTTCCTATTCTGAAAATGGTGAAAATAAAGTCATCGCAAGATCATCTGTTGCAGCAGATTCCGAGGTTGACAAGCCAGCAAAACGTAGAAGGCTAGTAAATCACGGTTCTAGATCACCTATAGTAGAATGCCATGATGATAGCAACTCATGTGTTACTGGAGTATCAGCAGCAAGCAAGCTTCTGTTAGACAAGAAAAAGGATAAACTATCTACATCAGCATCAAGTCGTGACCTTACTGTTAACTATAAGGACAATGGCATTAACAGACTAAGAAACTACTGCGCCGAAGAATCTACAGGAAAGAAGAGATCTGATGTTCATGCCATGCACCGAAGTTCATCTGATAGATCATTGCCTGCCGAGTCTCCTTTTGCAACCAAGAGGTTGCTGCGTACCCAATCCTCTCTCAGTGCATCACATGGATTATCTCCTAAGAGACCAACACATGAATTTGGGAATGCACAAAATAATTTAGCTCACCAACCTTGTGAGAAAGCTTCTTCAAACAAGACCGTAGAGCGTTCACTGGGAGGAAAATCAGATCCTTCTGTGCTTGGTGGTGAGAGGCACAGCATGATGACTAGTTGTGGTACCAGTAATAGGGATAAAATCAAGGCTGGATCTTTAACAAAGAATCTGGAAAATGGCACCTCATGCTCAAGAAATGGAAGTCTAGAACATGCTGACATCCAATCTAATGATGCTGTCAATAGGAATGACAATGATAAACAAGAACGTAATCAAGGTTGTTCAATGGATACAGGTAGTGGTAGAAAGTTGAATACACAGAATGATGTGATGACGGACTCTGGGAATTCAGAGGGCTTAATAGAT GTTAATGTTTGTGATATATGTGGAGATGTTGGAAGGGAATATCTTCTGGCTACATGCACTAGGTGCCTTGAAGGGGCAGAGCATAC TTATTGCATGCGAGTGAAGTTAGAGAAAGTTCCAGATGGTGAATGGTTATGCGAAGAATGCTGTCTTAAAGAAGATGAAAACCAAACAAGAAGCAACGGTGGCACATCAAGGAATAAGGTTTTGGACGGGAAGAACCAAAATTCAGAAAGTACAAACAACTCTAAGACATTGAAGGTTGTTGTGACTGATTTGGACAGTCAACAAATCACTTGTGGCACTCCAGTAAATGATCCCTTGGCTGGTAGCAATCAAAAGTTGCATCTTGCGTCATCTGATCTGGAAGCACGGCAAGTGAAGTGTGCCACCCCAACTGCTGAAAGACTGGATGTGAAGAACAAAAATTCAGGAATTATGGGAAATCGCAAGAAGTTGCAAGTTGTTACATCTAGCTTGGAAGCACGACAATCCTCTTGTAGGACACCAACGTCTGGAAGCTTGGATAAGAAGAATCAAAGCTTAGACAAGAGGAGTCAAAGTTCAGAAGTGTTGTTAAAACGTAAGAAGTTGCGAGTTGCCACTGATATGGAATCACCTCTATCAAATGATGGTGTACGGAGTCCACCTAAATCATGCAAGAGATATGCAGAAAATACTTTATCCTCTACTCCCAGGCTCCTGAAGGCGGACAGCCCTAGGAATCATGATGTGTTCTCCAGGGAGAACTCATTTAAAAGCTCTAACAAAGGAAGTATAAAGTCGCCTGATAATGCTCCAATGAGGTCTCAAGCAGTTAATAGTTCCGTGACCTTACCTCGGTCATATTCCTTGGGGAACTTGGCAAATGTTAAAACACCAGGTCCTTCACCACGAG GCCTTTTATCAAAGCAACCATCTTTCAACAACTCCAGTAATGAACCAAAGGTCAAGCAATTAGCTGAACCTGTGTTGAGCAAGTTGAAGCCTTCAAAACATTCACCAAGAGATCCTAGAGAGTCCATCCGGAAAGTTATGAAATCTGGGCCTCTTAAGCATGAGGCTTCAATTTGCAAAGGCTCAAGTTCATCAAAGCAAAAGCAATCAGTTCATTCATCTCAAAATGAACAACCGAGAATATTGAAGCCCGTGAAACCAACAATTTTGTTAGAAAGGGGGGCTtcatttaatcttcaaaaaccAAACATTTCTTCATCTCCAAGGCCTGATAGTTCAATAAAATCAGGGGATCCAAGAAATGACCAAGACAGCCCGAGGCCTGGACCAAGCATACTTAAAAGTAGCAAAAAACCAG GAATTGTTGAAAATAAGCATAGCTCCATTTTATCTAAAAGTGATGAGCAAGGGATTACTTCAACAGGAGTTGTTTGTTCTAAAGACACCTGTGTGGTGAAGGCATCAGATCCACTAATCCCAatggataaaataaaaaatgatagcACAGATGGTGCATGTGAAAGTCCACTAATTTTGGTGAATAACGATAATGAAATGTCAACTAAACCTGAGGTGCTTTCCATTCCACGTGCTTCAAAGACTTGTGGATCTGATTTCCAAGATATTGCGCCAACAAGTTCCTCAGAAGATTTGCCTCCAGAAGAGGTACAGTATGAACAGAAAGTTGTGGAAAGTGATGGGAACATCTCCTGTAAAAGTGCAGCGGCGATTCAGGCTTCCGAAGACCTTTTGCCGGAGAGCCCACAAGGCTGTCTAGTGGCACAAAATCCGTACAGCCCTGACACTAAATCGAATGACCTGAACTTAAAGCAGCAAGCTTTGGTTGATCAATCTTCTACTGTTGGAAGTTCTTTGGGGGCTTTAGTTATTCCAGAGCAGTCTTACATCTGGCA AGGTACCTTTGAGGTTTCAAGACCTGGAAGCTCTCCTGAAATGTACGATGGGTTTCAGGCTCACTTATCTACCTGTGCATCGCTGAAAGTACTTGAAATAGTGAAACAATTACCTCAGAGAATTCAGTTGGTAGAAGTTCCACGGCATTCCTCATGGCCACTGCAATTTAAGGAAGTAAAGCCGAATGAAGATAACATTGCTCTTTATTTCTTTGCTAAAGATGTTGAAAG TTATGAAAGAGCATATGGGAAACTGTTGGAAAACATGCTTGCTGGAGATTTGTCCCTCACAGCAAATATTTGTGGCATTGAACTTCTCATTTTTACGTCTGATAAGCTGCCTGAGAGGACTCAAC GGTGGAATGGCTTACTTTTCTTTTGGGGTGTCCTTTATGCCAGAAAGGCAAGTAGTTCAACTGAGCTGCTTGTCAAAGGGATGAATCATAGTCCATTAGAACAAATTAATGGACCTGTTAATCAACTTGTCTGTTCCCCTAAGATGCCTCAGTCTTTGGGCATAGATTTGAATGAGTGCCCTGTTGATGAATTGTATGATCCAGCTGTATCAGTTCAAACGGAGATGGAGAATCGTGGTGCATCTGTAAACCATGAGACTTTGTTGAGGTCCAACCATGAGGCTGAAAGGCTGAATTTATGTGAAATACATTTCCCAGAAACTGCAGGGACTGGGAAAATTTTGTTAGGAACTCCTACTGCAGTTCCCTATGGAGTTCATGTTCACACAAGTTCAAAACGTGAATGCCTCAACATTAAACCAGAATATCCAAGTGATATAATAG GTAGCGAAGGAACAGCGGGCAGGGACAacatggaggaggaagagagcttTACCAAGAATGGAGTTCCATGCTTTACTAAGCAGCATACAGGTGCAACCACCAGATCAGTATCTGATGAGATATTGGCAAATACACAGGCACGCGTATCCTTTCAAGAAGTATCCCCACAGCATTCTGTCAGGCCAAAGCTTTCTGATGATCCAAGTGATTCAGTTTTAAAGGACTTTGTTTTGCCTGATTCTAGTTCCATCTACAAACGGCAAAAGACCTCTGAGGGAAAATACTCTACTTGCAGTTTTGGAGATGGTCAACTGACTAGCAAATGCTTGTCCAAGATACCCTTGCCAGCTGATCAGCATACTTCATTAGATGATGTGCAATATATTGGTAGGGTTCCAGCAGATCCCTGTTCTCCAACTAAACCAATCTTGGATCATGTGATCCATGTCCTATCTTCAGATGATGAAGACTCCCCAGAACCTCGTAATAATCTGAATAAGACATCACTGAAGGAAGAAGAGGGCCCTTCTCCTCTACTGTCACTGTCCCTTTCTATGGCCTCAAAGAAGCATAATCTTACCGGTTCTGATACAGGAGATGATGGACCGCTGTCTCTGTCTCTTGGGCTCCCTGGTGTAGTGACTAGCAACCAGGCTCTTGAGATGAAGCAGTTTCTGCCAGAGAAACCTGGCATGAACACTTCATTGCTTCTCTAG